CAGATAGCCGACATGCTCATGATTGAACAGTACAATGCCGCAATGATCGACCCCAAACAAATCCACAAGTGCCGCCGCCGCTTTTCTTAAGATGCGTTCTTGCTTTAAAGAGCCTGTAATCGTCATTGCCAGGTCGTTCAGGCGAGCAAGCCGCTGTGCGCGCTGTTCCAATTCTTGCAAGGTCTGGGCAGCTTTGCTATGGAGCTGCGCATTCTGGACAGCCACAGCACCCTGACGTGCCAGAGCGAAGATAGTCTGGGCATCATCATCGTCGAAGGCGCGACGCATATAGCGATCCAGCACGATCAGGCCGATCACATGCCCCTGAGAGACCATCGGTACACCCATCCAGGTGCGCGGGCGTGAGCTTTGCAAGAAAGCTGGCTCATCATCCCCCATAAAGTCATACACGATGAGCGGTTGCTGGCTGGTGATTACATGCTGCAGCACAAAGCTTTCCATCAAGGGGACAGTTTCACCTTCAAAGGACGTGCTGAAGCCCGTTGTCACATGGATGACAGCCGCTGTTTGGTCCGTATTTTCTTCGTCCAGCATCAGCAGCGCTGCATGATCATACGTCAGCAAGCGCGCAATCTGGGCCATCATGCGCTCAAATACCGATTGCACGTCCAGAGTTGAACTCACGACACGGCCAATTTCGATGAGGCTGTCGGCAATGCGGCGGCGTTCCTGCTCGGATTCCAGCAGGCGGACATTATCCAGTGCCAGTGAAATCTGGGCTGCGACAGCAGAGAGCAGATCCTCGTCATCCTGCGTAAAACCGTTCACTCTATGGCTGGCAACATATAACAGCCCAACCACAGATTTGCTGCGGCTCTTGAGGGGGACACCCAACCAGGCACGATACGCCATCTCGGCATTTACAGGCATCTCTATGGAGCGATTCTCGTCATAGAGATAAATATCCGGTATAGAAAGGGGGCGATCAGCTTCTATAACGGCACGCCATAAACTCTCTTCGCTGGAGTACAGCGGGTTGTGTTCCGCTGCTGGCAAGCCAAAGCGATTAAATGAGGCGTTGTATAACACAATCTGCACATCCACCGCGGAGAAGCGTTGACGCAGCAACCGAAGGAGCGTTTCCCACATATCCGGCGTGCCAAAGTGCCGCACTAACGTCTGGCTGACCTGGTTAAGCAGCGAAATTTCTTGCATCTGGCGCTGAGTATCCGTCACCAGGCGCATATTGGATAATGCAAAAGCGGTGCTGTTCGCCAGCGTGAGCATAAATTGAATATCGTTGCTATCGAAGGCAGCGGCTTCCGCAGCTTCTGTATAAATCGCCCCAAGCACCTCATCACGCGCAATGATGGGCAGCCCCAGGAAAGACACAGGCAGATCATTATCCAGACCAAAGTATTTCGCAGCCGCATCCCGCTCAGGGATATTCTGCCAGAAGATAGGCACGGCATCCCGGATCATCATCGAGAGGAGGTTATTGCCCAGCTTGCTCTGATACTCAATCGGCGCGCCATCACCAAAGGTAGAAATAGAGAGCATCTGCTGATGCTTGTCATAGAGCACAAAGGTGAAATCCCCTGGCTCGTGAATATCCTGCACAGCCTCATAAACGCGCCGCTTCAGCTCATCCATATCATAAGCCGCCTGCACCAACAGGCTCAGCTCCGTCATAGCAGACATATCGCGCAGGCGCTCTTGCAATTCTTCCATCAAGCGCGCATTTTGCATCGCAACGGCCAGTTGGTCTGCAATGCTCTGGATAATTTCTTCATCCCCGGCCGCAAAGGCATTGACCCTATCACTGTGTACGATCAGCACGCCGAGAATGTCTATCGTCGCAATGAGTGGGAGCACCATAATTGACCCGGTCGCGTCCCGGTCTGGCACAGGGAAAATTCGCTCATCCCCCTGAATATCCGATAGCACAATCGATTTATGCTGTTCAATCGCGTAACGGCTCAGGCTGGGCACGTCTAACGGAATCATAATGGGCATTGCTTCGGCATCAACGGGGCCTGTTATCGTTGATGAGGCTATTCGCTTAAGCGCTGTATGGTCGTTGGAATAGATGAGTACATCGGCGCGGTCAATATTGAAGTGCACACAGATGAGGCGCGTCACGCGCTTGAGCAAATCTTCTAGATTGCGGGTGCCAATAATGGCCTGGGAGACGCTCGCCGCTGCGGCAATACGCGAGCTTTGCTTGCGCATAGAGTTCACGAGATAGTACAGTTCGGTTACGTCGTCAGTGATCGTGCCATAACCAATAATCTTCTGGGCATGGTTGCGCAGCGCCATCACAGAAACCCGCGCATCAAAGAATTCATCTTCGCCACGCCGCAGAGATAAGTAATTCGTCCAGCCCTCTTCCAGGGCCGCATTTGGGAAGATCGACTTATCAATAAGCGTGCGATCAACTTCGTGCAGGCGCGCGTAATAATCGACGACTTCCCCTTTGTCGATGCCAAAAAGGGCGTTCCATGCCGGGTTCCGATAGATCACATGCCCGTCTGTATCACAAATATCGACGGCCACAGTCGCTTTATCGACAAGTTGACGGAATAGCGGTTCATTCAGCACTTCGCTGAGAGGCCCCGTCTGTGTGCGGTCAAAATCACAGGCCTGTGAGCCTGAATGGCCCATTAACTCCAGGGTTTCTTGTTCAACTGCTGTGAGGGGATAAGGTTGCTTATACGCTATGGCGACGAAACCAGCCAGATCAGCCCCTTTCTTAAGGGGCAGCGTCAGGACCTGCGAAAAAGACAATGCCTGCATCAACAGTTGTGCACGGCGTGGGTTCGGATACCATATCGTATCTGTTTTATCAAAAACACGCACACCCTGGTTCAGCTCGCGCGCTGTGTAGGTATAGTCGTAAATGCCCAGGTCCGTATCTTCCGCAGTGAGCAGATGCGGCTGCTGCACGATGAACTCTGGCGCGGGCATTTGCGATGTAAACCGATAAGCGATGATGTAATCAGCCTTCAGCAATTCACGAATTGCGCAAACGAGCTTGCCCATAACGCGCTTGTTATTGCCCTTAAAGCGCGACAACTTCTGACAATATTCATTGGCTCGCTTGATGATGTCGGCTTCGTGCAGGCTTTCTACATGGTGAATCAACAGGCTACCGATGCTCTCCAGGTCGGCTGTAGCATTTGCGGATGATTGTCTGGGCGTGAGCATCACCAGCATACCGCGCCGCTTGCCCTGGTACATCAAGGGAATAACGGTAACATTTCCCCGCTCATAGCTCTGCCCTTCTTTATAAGCAAGCAGCCAATCACATAAAGCAGGTGGCAGCGGTTCACTCTGTGCCAGCACTTGGTGACGCCAGATCATAATGGCAGGTTGTGATAGAGCCACAACGGCCTGAGCAGCGGCGTCCTCTGGCGTTTGTTGAGCGTAGATATAGGATATGAAGCGATGTAGTGATCTTTGTGCCATCAACGGGCTCCCCTTGCGTATGCCCTGCCGTTATTATGACACGTTTCGCAATAAATCTACCTTAAGTAAGTGTGCCTAAAACCACAAACGCCCTGAAAACAGGGCGTTTGTGGTAACTTGTGGAGCCTGGCGAGCACCGCATGAGAAGAATTACCCGCCAGACGGGGGCCACGATGTTAATGTCATCACTCTCTATACGTAGGTATCGCTGAATTCGTCGCGCTTCTGCTTGGGTTTGATGTCATCATCGAGGTAATCGTCGTCGTAGCGGCCTAACCGAGGGCGCAGGTTGCCACCAAAGAGCATGAACAAACCGATTACGATCAGGGCAATCGGCCAGATCGTGCCCCAGTCGATGCCATCAATGAGACCAGGCACACCAAAGACCACACCAATACCAATCACCCAGAACGCGCCTGTTGCGCTCGTCCAGGGCTGGCCTTCGGCTATCGTACGCGCGATGATCGTCGCGCCGACCACAAACATAATTCCCGGCCACCACCAGTGCGTCAGAAACAACATCGCCAGACCAATGAGGAAAACCCCACCGCTAATCTGATCCGCATTTTGCTTATTTGTCTTCATCTTTAGTCCCCTTATTTGTGACACAAACCGTTTTTAGCAGTGTGCCCACGTCATTTTGTTGATTTTTGGCTTCACTGAACTATACGCACAGTTATGGGGACTGTTGCAGAGCCGTACTTTATTGACGCACTTATTTACAAGAAATTGATTATTCGGCCTGAATGCATGAAACCGCCGCCTCCCCCACGCTGAACACCATATCCAGACGCTAGCCGTAGACGATG
The Phototrophicus methaneseepsis DNA segment above includes these coding regions:
- a CDS encoding GAF domain-containing protein, encoding MAQRSLHRFISYIYAQQTPEDAAAQAVVALSQPAIMIWRHQVLAQSEPLPPALCDWLLAYKEGQSYERGNVTVIPLMYQGKRRGMLVMLTPRQSSANATADLESIGSLLIHHVESLHEADIIKRANEYCQKLSRFKGNNKRVMGKLVCAIRELLKADYIIAYRFTSQMPAPEFIVQQPHLLTAEDTDLGIYDYTYTARELNQGVRVFDKTDTIWYPNPRRAQLLMQALSFSQVLTLPLKKGADLAGFVAIAYKQPYPLTAVEQETLELMGHSGSQACDFDRTQTGPLSEVLNEPLFRQLVDKATVAVDICDTDGHVIYRNPAWNALFGIDKGEVVDYYARLHEVDRTLIDKSIFPNAALEEGWTNYLSLRRGEDEFFDARVSVMALRNHAQKIIGYGTITDDVTELYYLVNSMRKQSSRIAAAASVSQAIIGTRNLEDLLKRVTRLICVHFNIDRADVLIYSNDHTALKRIASSTITGPVDAEAMPIMIPLDVPSLSRYAIEQHKSIVLSDIQGDERIFPVPDRDATGSIMVLPLIATIDILGVLIVHSDRVNAFAAGDEEIIQSIADQLAVAMQNARLMEELQERLRDMSAMTELSLLVQAAYDMDELKRRVYEAVQDIHEPGDFTFVLYDKHQQMLSISTFGDGAPIEYQSKLGNNLLSMMIRDAVPIFWQNIPERDAAAKYFGLDNDLPVSFLGLPIIARDEVLGAIYTEAAEAAAFDSNDIQFMLTLANSTAFALSNMRLVTDTQRQMQEISLLNQVSQTLVRHFGTPDMWETLLRLLRQRFSAVDVQIVLYNASFNRFGLPAAEHNPLYSSEESLWRAVIEADRPLSIPDIYLYDENRSIEMPVNAEMAYRAWLGVPLKSRSKSVVGLLYVASHRVNGFTQDDEDLLSAVAAQISLALDNVRLLESEQERRRIADSLIEIGRVVSSTLDVQSVFERMMAQIARLLTYDHAALLMLDEENTDQTAAVIHVTTGFSTSFEGETVPLMESFVLQHVITSQQPLIVYDFMGDDEPAFLQSSRPRTWMGVPMVSQGHVIGLIVLDRYMRRAFDDDDAQTIFALARQGAVAVQNAQLHSKAAQTLQELEQRAQRLARLNDLAMTITGSLKQERILRKAAAALVDLFGVDHCGIVLFNHEHVGYLAAEYPDWGLIGNDVLIPGTLAYETAQNMLSERRTSLLTWDNVDDIVGNGHEGRETYNRVNAPVMLCAPMIAYNDVIGSVGLDSRDPNQDFSESDKSMLMTIASQLALAVRNSELYRQAVEANQLKSEFLANISHELRTPLNAIIGYSELLIGNIYGPLNEIQVDRLRRVNSGGTHLLELINSILDLSKIEAGRVSVKNAKVDIGEIVRQSIVHITPQLEKKSLPLLVEVEDDVPVIEMDAQHLEQILTNLLSNAVKFTYEGRLSIRVEHIIVDYGMSLPMDVLQELGREWVLISVADTGIGIRKDDQQMIFDAFRQVDGSVKREHGGTGLGLAITKRLVLLHQGYIWLESEVGVGSTFYVLLPLVPKSVSDSQETPAIAAFNASESTD